The following coding sequences lie in one Jonesia denitrificans DSM 20603 genomic window:
- a CDS encoding superoxide dismutase, whose translation MGVYTLPELSYDYGALEPHISGRIMELHHSKHHQAYVTGANTALEQLAEARDKGDFATVNQLEKNLAFNLGGHVNHTAFWENLSPEGGEPEGDLAAALAEQFGSFEAFKKHFAAVAAGVQGSGWAILAWDSLGKKLIIVQLYDQQGNIPMGLTPIVLLDVWEHAYYLDYQNVRADYVTAWWNIVNWKDAGARFERARTQTQGLIVP comes from the coding sequence ATGGGCGTATACACGCTGCCAGAACTGTCCTATGACTACGGTGCATTGGAACCGCACATTTCCGGCCGTATCATGGAGCTTCACCACTCCAAGCACCACCAGGCTTATGTCACTGGTGCAAACACTGCGCTGGAACAGCTCGCTGAAGCCCGTGACAAAGGTGACTTTGCCACGGTCAACCAGCTCGAGAAGAACCTTGCGTTCAACCTAGGCGGTCACGTCAACCACACTGCTTTTTGGGAGAACCTCTCACCAGAAGGTGGAGAACCAGAGGGTGACCTCGCCGCCGCGCTCGCTGAGCAATTCGGCTCATTTGAGGCGTTCAAGAAACACTTCGCTGCAGTAGCGGCAGGTGTTCAAGGTTCTGGGTGGGCCATTCTCGCCTGGGATTCCCTGGGGAAGAAGCTCATTATCGTGCAGTTGTACGACCAACAGGGCAACATCCCCATGGGCCTCACGCCCATCGTTCTGCTGGACGTCTGGGAGCACGCATACTACTTGGACTACCAGAATGTGCGTGCAGACTACGTCACTGCTTGGTGGAACATTGTGAACTGGAAGGATGCAGGCGCACGGTTCGAGCGTGCACGCACCCAAACTCAAGGTCTCATCGTCCCGTGA
- a CDS encoding ubiquinol-cytochrome c reductase iron-sulfur subunit — protein sequence MSDNELVTTSPTQSTFQDPGLPEHKLRMGDTDPVAAKRSERIVVGLFAVSILGTIGSLLAYFLVVPNETTDSVRNANIALGVTLFLSLMGIGLAAIHWAKSLMSDHEVVEERHLTASDAPTREAALTKLNDGVKDANIGRRTVLKGSVITALGLFPLTIAVPLIGSVGKDWDVSKFRHTMWKKGTRLTTDPAGRPVKASDVTIGSVVHIIPEAPEEERRSHHWITEKAKAVVLLVRMDPADLKESEERKSWSYDGIVAYSKICTHVGCPVALYEQQTHHLLCPCHQSTFDVSDGAKVVFGPAKRPLPQLPIAVDSEGYLIAQDDFNEPIGPSYWERLK from the coding sequence ATGAGCGACAACGAACTTGTTACAACTTCACCGACACAAAGCACGTTTCAAGACCCTGGTCTACCAGAACACAAGTTGCGTATGGGCGACACAGATCCAGTTGCAGCCAAGCGGTCAGAACGCATTGTCGTGGGGCTGTTCGCTGTGTCGATTCTCGGCACGATCGGTTCACTACTCGCCTATTTCCTTGTTGTCCCTAATGAAACAACTGACAGTGTTCGCAACGCGAACATTGCTTTGGGCGTCACCCTATTCCTGTCGTTGATGGGAATTGGACTGGCAGCAATTCACTGGGCTAAATCCCTGATGTCCGATCATGAAGTGGTCGAGGAGCGGCACCTTACTGCCTCAGATGCGCCAACTCGCGAAGCAGCGCTGACAAAGCTCAACGACGGGGTGAAAGACGCAAATATTGGGCGTCGCACCGTCCTCAAAGGGTCAGTCATTACCGCTCTGGGTCTTTTCCCGTTGACGATCGCAGTTCCGCTGATTGGATCTGTTGGAAAAGACTGGGATGTGTCAAAGTTCCGCCACACAATGTGGAAGAAAGGAACCCGACTCACCACCGACCCAGCGGGTCGTCCAGTCAAGGCATCTGATGTCACGATCGGGTCTGTCGTTCACATCATCCCAGAGGCACCTGAAGAGGAACGCCGCAGCCACCACTGGATCACGGAGAAGGCTAAGGCCGTTGTTCTCCTTGTACGTATGGACCCTGCGGACCTCAAGGAATCTGAAGAACGCAAGAGTTGGTCGTATGACGGCATTGTCGCTTACTCCAAGATTTGCACCCATGTTGGTTGCCCTGTTGCGTTGTACGAACAACAGACTCACCATCTTCTGTGCCCTTGCCACCAATCAACCTTCGATGTCTCCGATGGCGCGAAGGTTGTCTTTGGCCCGGCTAAGCGTCCGCTGCCTCAGCTTCCTATCGCAGTGGATTCCGAGGGTTACCTCATTGCGCAAGATGACTTCAATGAACCTATTGGCCCAAGTTACTGGGAGCGTCTCAAGTGA
- a CDS encoding cytochrome b, whose translation MTTTSPSTPLGATADYLDQRTGLGKAVKEFSRKVFPDHWSFMLGEIALYSFVVLLISGFFLTMFFVPSMGLIEYHGPVESMDGQLMSEAFASTLKISFEVRGGLLMRQIHHWAALLFMAAIVTHMMRVFFTGAFRKPRELNWLVGFVLMILGLLAGFTGYSLPDDVLSGNGLRITDGVVKSIPILGSYLSYFVFGGEFPGEDIIPRLFALHVMVVPALILSLIALHLLFVVLHKHTQYPGGGRTDKNVVGFPLFPVYVAKAGGFFFVVFGVLALMGGVMSINNVWNYGPYDPSPVSAGAQPDWYMLFLEGSLRLMPGQTEYVIAGYTLSLNVLIPAVVIPGLLFTILALYPFIEAKVTADKNEHHVLDRPRNVPTRTGIGVAIIVAFVVLAVAGSNDLIATHFDMSLNLITWVLRIAFFAAPVAAFMVTKRMCLALQRKDREIVLHGHESGGIFRFANGEYIEVHKPLSEQERWVRVNYPAHKPLEIEPAEDSRGVRRKGYAADRRWQRLSQFFYEDRVEPVRPSELHQHHEQGELESGETKPSLGH comes from the coding sequence GTGACAACGACTTCCCCCTCGACGCCCCTGGGCGCAACCGCTGATTACCTGGATCAACGCACGGGTCTTGGCAAAGCTGTCAAAGAGTTTTCCCGCAAAGTATTTCCTGACCACTGGTCATTTATGCTTGGTGAGATTGCCCTGTACTCCTTTGTGGTCCTGTTGATTTCTGGGTTCTTCCTCACAATGTTCTTTGTTCCCTCAATGGGGCTCATCGAATACCACGGCCCAGTGGAATCCATGGACGGGCAACTCATGTCCGAAGCCTTTGCCTCAACCTTGAAGATTTCGTTCGAGGTTCGTGGCGGTCTGCTGATGCGTCAGATTCACCACTGGGCAGCGCTACTGTTCATGGCTGCGATTGTGACGCACATGATGCGCGTGTTCTTTACCGGTGCGTTCCGTAAGCCGCGCGAGTTGAACTGGCTGGTTGGGTTTGTCCTGATGATCCTTGGTCTTCTGGCTGGTTTCACTGGGTACTCTCTGCCCGATGATGTTCTGTCTGGTAACGGGCTACGCATCACTGACGGTGTCGTTAAATCTATTCCGATTTTGGGTTCGTACCTGTCGTACTTCGTTTTCGGTGGCGAGTTCCCCGGCGAAGACATCATTCCGCGCTTGTTCGCCTTGCACGTCATGGTCGTTCCCGCACTGATTTTGTCGCTCATTGCACTGCACCTGTTGTTTGTGGTGCTCCACAAACACACTCAGTACCCTGGCGGTGGACGCACTGACAAGAACGTTGTCGGGTTCCCACTGTTCCCGGTCTACGTGGCAAAAGCTGGTGGATTCTTCTTCGTCGTCTTCGGTGTACTCGCACTGATGGGTGGGGTGATGTCCATCAACAACGTGTGGAACTATGGGCCCTATGACCCCTCCCCTGTGTCAGCTGGTGCGCAACCTGACTGGTACATGTTGTTCCTCGAAGGTTCCCTTCGTTTGATGCCGGGACAGACCGAATATGTCATTGCCGGCTACACGCTCTCCTTGAACGTGCTGATCCCGGCTGTTGTTATTCCGGGCTTGCTGTTCACTATCTTGGCGTTGTACCCGTTCATTGAAGCCAAGGTCACCGCCGACAAGAATGAGCACCATGTTCTTGACCGCCCACGCAACGTCCCCACACGGACCGGCATTGGTGTAGCCATCATCGTGGCGTTTGTTGTCCTCGCTGTTGCCGGGTCGAACGACTTGATTGCAACCCATTTCGACATGTCGCTCAACCTCATCACTTGGGTGCTGCGTATCGCGTTCTTCGCTGCTCCAGTCGCCGCCTTTATGGTGACTAAACGCATGTGCCTTGCGTTGCAGCGTAAGGACCGCGAAATTGTTCTCCATGGTCATGAGAGTGGGGGAATCTTCCGGTTTGCCAACGGTGAATACATCGAGGTCCATAAGCCACTCAGCGAACAAGAACGGTGGGTGCGCGTGAACTATCCAGCACACAAACCGCTTGAGATCGAACCAGCAGAGGACTCTCGTGGTGTCCGCCGTAAAGGCTACGCCGCTGACCGCCGCTGGCAACGTCTGTCGCAGTTCTTCTATGAGGACCGCGTGGAACCGGTTCGCCCCTCCGAGTTGCACCAGCACCACGAACAGGGTGAACTTGAGTCAGGCGAGACAAAGCCTTCGCTTGGTCACTGA
- a CDS encoding cytochrome c oxidase subunit 4, with protein sequence MKIEANLFTYLTPFFVVVTLVYGFMTEWQEPVGVTALALTGGLVLMVGWYLSRTAKHIDPRPEDDPEGDISQGAGPQGFYSPWSWWPIGLAGTASICFLGLAAGWWIFYIGAALGVITLVGWVMEYSRGNHAH encoded by the coding sequence ATGAAGATCGAAGCGAACCTCTTCACCTACCTCACCCCCTTCTTCGTTGTCGTGACTCTGGTCTACGGGTTCATGACCGAATGGCAAGAACCAGTAGGTGTCACAGCGTTGGCACTCACTGGGGGACTCGTCCTCATGGTGGGTTGGTATCTGTCACGAACAGCTAAGCACATCGATCCCCGTCCAGAAGATGACCCGGAAGGGGACATCTCCCAGGGAGCAGGACCACAAGGGTTCTACTCACCGTGGAGTTGGTGGCCTATCGGGCTCGCAGGCACCGCGTCAATCTGCTTCCTTGGTCTTGCTGCTGGTTGGTGGATTTTTTACATCGGGGCGGCTCTTGGCGTGATCACCCTTGTTGGGTGGGTCATGGAGTACTCACGCGGTAACCACGCTCACTAA
- the ctaD gene encoding cytochrome c oxidase subunit I, with protein MAEKNYVPGLSAGRQSLGGTIVKWITSTDHKTIGYMYLIASFIFFCIGGLMALVIRAELFEPGIQIVQSNEQYNQLFTMHGTIMLLLFATPLFAGFANVLVPLQIGAPDVAFPRLNAFAFWLFLFGGIIASSGFFTRQGAASFGWFAYAPLSSTTYSPGLGGDLWVFGLALGGFGTILGAVNFITTIITMRAPGMTMFRMPIFTWNTLVTSMLILMAFPPLASALFALGADRRFGAQIFNPENGGAILWQHLFWFFGHPEVYIIALPFFGIVSEIFPVFSRKPIFGYKGLIYATIAIAALSVTVWAHHMYVTGAVLLPFFAFMTMAIAIPTGVKFFNWIGTMWRGKITFETPMLWALGFLVTFLFGGLTGVILASPAMDFHISDTYFVVAHFHYVVFGTVVFAMFAGFYFWWPKFTGKMLNERLGKVHFWLLFIGFHTTFLIQHVLGVIGMPRRYADYLQEDGFTFMNQVSTVGSFVLAASTLPFLWNVYVTAKNAPRVTVDDPWGFGASLEWATSCPPPRHNFTSLPRIRSERPALDLHYPEIEAMEHKVPGQTPLDDVYGEADRTGQEQVTHERVQKKDGH; from the coding sequence ATGGCTGAGAAAAACTACGTCCCAGGCCTTTCAGCAGGGCGTCAAAGCCTTGGCGGTACAATCGTCAAATGGATCACCTCTACTGACCACAAGACGATCGGGTACATGTACCTGATCGCCTCGTTCATCTTCTTCTGCATCGGTGGCCTCATGGCCCTGGTTATTCGTGCTGAACTCTTTGAACCTGGCATCCAAATCGTTCAGAGCAACGAGCAGTACAACCAACTGTTCACCATGCACGGAACGATCATGCTCCTGCTCTTCGCGACCCCGTTGTTCGCGGGTTTTGCCAACGTCCTGGTTCCGCTCCAAATTGGTGCCCCAGACGTTGCCTTTCCCCGGTTGAACGCATTCGCGTTTTGGCTCTTCCTTTTTGGTGGGATCATTGCATCTTCGGGGTTCTTCACACGTCAAGGCGCAGCCTCCTTCGGTTGGTTCGCCTACGCCCCGCTCTCAAGCACGACCTACAGTCCAGGGCTCGGTGGTGACTTGTGGGTGTTTGGGCTCGCGCTTGGTGGGTTTGGAACAATCCTTGGTGCAGTCAACTTCATCACGACGATCATCACGATGCGTGCCCCCGGTATGACGATGTTCCGGATGCCGATCTTCACGTGGAACACCCTCGTGACCTCGATGCTCATCCTGATGGCGTTCCCGCCACTTGCCTCCGCCCTCTTCGCGCTGGGAGCTGACCGTCGTTTCGGAGCGCAAATCTTCAACCCCGAAAACGGCGGGGCAATTCTGTGGCAGCACCTCTTTTGGTTCTTTGGTCACCCCGAGGTATACATCATCGCGTTGCCGTTCTTCGGGATCGTGTCTGAAATCTTCCCTGTTTTCTCTCGCAAGCCAATCTTTGGCTACAAAGGCTTGATCTACGCAACCATTGCGATCGCAGCGCTCTCCGTGACCGTGTGGGCCCACCACATGTATGTGACTGGAGCTGTACTTCTCCCGTTCTTCGCCTTCATGACCATGGCGATTGCTATCCCAACCGGTGTGAAGTTCTTCAACTGGATTGGGACAATGTGGCGCGGAAAGATCACCTTCGAAACCCCGATGCTGTGGGCACTAGGATTCCTCGTGACCTTCCTCTTTGGTGGATTGACCGGGGTGATCCTGGCCAGCCCAGCCATGGACTTCCACATCTCTGACACCTACTTCGTGGTTGCACACTTCCACTACGTTGTCTTTGGAACAGTCGTGTTTGCCATGTTCGCTGGATTCTACTTCTGGTGGCCCAAGTTCACCGGAAAGATGTTGAATGAGCGACTTGGAAAAGTCCACTTCTGGTTGCTGTTTATCGGATTTCACACCACATTCCTCATCCAGCACGTCCTCGGTGTGATCGGTATGCCGCGTCGCTACGCTGATTACCTCCAAGAAGACGGTTTCACCTTCATGAACCAGGTCTCCACGGTCGGATCATTTGTTCTTGCTGCATCCACATTGCCGTTCCTGTGGAACGTTTACGTCACCGCGAAGAACGCTCCTCGGGTGACAGTTGATGACCCATGGGGATTTGGCGCTTCTTTGGAGTGGGCAACATCATGCCCACCACCACGACACAACTTCACGTCACTACCACGGATCCGCTCTGAGCGACCAGCACTCGACCTGCACTACCCCGAGATCGAAGCAATGGAACATAAGGTGCCAGGGCAGACCCCACTTGACGATGTGTACGGTGAAGCAGACCGAACCGGCCAAGAACAAGTCACCCATGAACGCGTCCAAAAGAAGGATGGTCACTGA